The following DNA comes from Xyrauchen texanus isolate HMW12.3.18 chromosome 21, RBS_HiC_50CHRs, whole genome shotgun sequence.
tattgtaaagtgttaccatataaattcttattatttataattattatttcatataatattATTACTGAAATTGTGCTGCAAAATAGACAATATATAATATTCACTACttagatattttgttttgttcaacaaTTTATATATGAAAGCATAAGAATTCATCTGTCCTCACATTACATTACTCTGACatcatttaaatagttttaactaTACAGCTTCTTTGGTTAGTAAACAGTAAAGCAACAGTATGTTGGATCTAGTATGTTCGATTCTCTGCATGCGGTTACCAATTCAATAGAGGGAGAATCCAGAAAAACATTATTGAAGTATAGGAGGGGTGGGGGTGGACTAAGAGCGTTAGCAAGGCAACAAGAGAATGTGAGTAAGAGAGTTTCTTCCCTATAGCTTTTGTGGTCGTCCGCCTGGCTCTAATTACGCTTTGGCTTGATTTTCAGTAGATGGATCCGCCCCTTTTCCCATTGGCTAAAATACTGTAGTCTGCATTGTTGGCCCACCCTTCTCTCTCAAGCTCATTTATAGAAGCATTTAATCAGAAgactttatttttgttgtttttaacagGGTCCAGATGGCAGGGCTACAAGGAGGCTTATACTGCACCAGAACAAAGACACATCCTGTCTCAAAGTAGTCAGTCAACACGCAGCCTTCAGTGAAGTGTGGGATTCGTCCTTCTCCTTACTCTCTAACTTGCCTGCAATGCGTCATCGTCACGTATGTGCTAATTACAAACATACGTGATGAAAAGTGCATAGTCACTAAGGTACATTGAAGCTGCTTACGGGTAAAGAGTGTTTCAACTGATTTATTGGGCTAGAAACACCCCAGACTACCTCCTGCTGATCGTACAAACCTAAAAATGCACCATTTCCACATAACTGGTCTCTCTTTTACACTACTGCACAGAGTTGTGAACCTGTTGCCTCCAGATCTAACATTACTTGTCCTTCATGACCTAAAGCTCAGAGTCCTGATGTGGTCTCCAATGCTGGATTGGGCTGAGCTGAGCCAGGGAAAGCACACCACCCAACTtccctctttctctgtctgtcacaAAGAATGTGTTTCACTGGTAGACAGTGAGGTCTTGCATGCTACTGCCATGtttcaaataaaggcagcatgaaatcCTGGAACTTGGAAACCCCAAGAGCTGGAAGCCATTACATGTAGGAGTAAGGGGGTGTTCGAACAGGATGCGTAAACAGGTctgcctttatttttttattattttctaataataaATTCTAATAATTTTCCATTGCGCCATGTCTCACTCTTTTACAGTGTCTTGTGTCATGAGCGCAGCATGTTTCAGGTGCTGTGTTATGTTAAACGATTTTCAACTTTAAAACCGTGTCTTGAGACACCAGCATTCAGACACATTTGTTGCATTGTTCCTagcttttttaatgcaagaaagtCTGTTGAAAAACAATGCctttttttgcaattccgtttggtgatgcaAGTGTTACAGAAATTCCACACTTAATTTTTAAGCTGCTGACATTTTGGtggtttttacattgtgacaatgATCATTCACAAATCCGGAGTTTCAGCTTGTATTTACGAGGTCAACAAATATGTGAATGgtttcacaaataaaacaaattgtattacagtaatcCTAACCTTTTCAAATGGTTGAAAATTGTGTGCTAGCCTGAACGCAAAACAGACACAGTCTAGTCATGTACAAGGTTCATAGGTGGACTCAGAGTGTAAACTCCATAAAAGACTACTGTGAGAAAACCGGTGGTCTGCTTGACCTTTGTGTACCTGATCAAATTGCGTGTGGACAGAGCTTGGAAAATGAAGAGTTCTGAGACAGTACTTCAATGAATTTGCATCTACATATGTTTTCTTATTGGATGTGTGCTCACCATGTCTCCATAGATTTCATCAGCAAGTATAGGGATGCAGTTTCTTGAGGCAACTAGACCACACAGAATATTTGTGGATTAATATCTTGGAATTTTCTGACAGTTCAAAAACATCTTTGCTCAAGGTATGTTCATAAAAGACGgcaattaattaatgcatttaccagAGAGTATCTTCTGCAGGTGCTCCTTGTTGAACACAGAGCCGCAAGGATTGGATGGGTTGTTGACAATCATGCAGGTTGTTTTCTCATCAATCAGACTCTCTAGATGCTGAAAATCAATCTCCCAGGATTTTTCTGGCTAGAAAATCAAAACATCAATTCAAGTTACAAAGAAACTAATATTAGGCATGATACAATCAATTTGAATTTGCAAAATATGATGCTTCGCTGATGTGGATGAGGCATCTACTGTATCATCATATAATCTCACTATTACCTAACTGGAAAGGAGATGACATAAGCACTTTTGATAAAGATTAAATCCATCTTATATTCAACAGCAAATGCAAATCACTATGTCcgaacaaaattattatttatttcaattgtGTTAGGACttactaaatatacagtatgtttatgaaGATCAATATCATCAGGTTAATTTAAGTTGTCatcaatgcttttatttttctattaaatcTTGCAAAACAAGTGTGTTGTTATTATTGCGCTATGTATGTCTTTCTGTGCTATTTGCATGTGCGTCTGTGTGACGTATGTGGTAGGGTTAATGGAGGGACCATTCCCCATGATTTATCGATACCAGATGTGCAACATGTAAGAATGACACAGCTATTTCCCCCCTACACTAATCTGTTATCTTTAGAAACTTCCAAACCAACCCTATCCCACCCCCTGCTGTccctttcatgttgtttgtgtaTTGCAATTATACActttttcttaatggcatgacgAACGTGAGGTCCTTCTATAGTTTTGTAATTTGCAACttttttctatacatttttgctccttttttttttctttcttattttcagTCCACATGTTGACCAGAGTGATGAAAGTTTAGGATTGATTTACACACCACTTCTCACTTATGTAACCTGTATGATTTCCTCACCAGCAGATTGTAAAGCTTGACATGGATGCCCATCGACACTGCCAGTGTCTTGTAGAGGGAGAACCCAGGACATGGAACTAATATATTATCTCCTGGGTTACACAACACTCCGATGGCCAATTCTATAGCCTGACTACAACCACTGGCCAAGATCACATCCtacagataaataaaaaagatattataaatattattaaagtattaatacatttatgaaaatatttacttGTCATCTTTTCACAATCaacaaacatcttaaaaataaaatgataatgatATGTGACACACTTTGGCTTCCAGTGGAGCTTCTAGGCGACTGCAGAAGTTTGCCACAGCCTCTCTGCTCTTTTGGTAACCTGTGCATTTGACACACATTTGGTTAAGTTATTTTTGGTTAAGCTTCTTTCATGGAGACCAAATCGTGTTAATATACACAACACAAATTTTATCAGAATGAGAAGGGTGGAagcattttgttgttttatgccAAATGCAGCTATTAACGTCTCTGAACACAAAATCATTCAAATTCAGCATTACATCACAATATGCATTCATCTATAACATTGCAGGTGTGGATTTTGAGCTGGCAATAAATGTGCAAGTCTCACCTACTGAAGGAGCATAGCCATTGTATTTGTGCGAGTCTATCGCCTCCTTCATTGCTTGTAAAACAGAGTCATCTGTTGGCAAATTCCCAAACACAGTTGGGTCACCTGGTGGCAAATAAAAATATCAACAGACAAGAAAGAAATGTAGAACATCTGGAGTATTATGTAGACAAAGATGCCAGACTTTGCTTTAGTTAAAACAAAAGGATTTCAAGCATGAAACACCTAGCTACAGCTATTACATATACACTCAAAAAGTATATAtcttagcctatttttaagatttacatatttcaatgtcaaaacaaaattccatcaaattgatttgtgtaatgtttaactttAAATTCATTAaacttatttagtttttttattgtattttattaaatattattaaattaaatttgatgcAATTTTGATGtctaatatttacaaaaaaaaaaccaaaaaaaaaaattcagctgtCTATTATAGTTGGATAAATGTACCTGCCATTTGAATAACTACAATAAatcaaaaaaaagttttaaatatgaaCATAACAACAATATTTGAACGCatattaaaacatacattttttttatatatttaatatacaatatcTAATTTTATTATTGCAAATGTATTAGTATTGTAATATTTACACACTATGTGACTCCAAACTTACCAATGGAAAGGGCAATCATAGGCTTGTCAGGGTTGGGGGTGAGTTTCATCCCATCCACTATAGCTCGGATGGGGTTGAGTGTGTTCTTGGACATCTCTGATGCTCTGACGGTCCATCTCTGTCTTTGGTTCTTCAGTTTGGAGGGGTTGACAAGAGTGCTAATGCTCACATGATGCACACTGTTCCCGTTCTTGAAGTTCCCATTGATGCCATTACTGTGGATGTCATTCTGGACCCCATTCATTTTCACCACAAAAGACATTTTTTTCCCCTTATCTTtgagcaaaaaaactaaataaataaaaatacaacaacttAACATTTATACATGTTACTTTTATATTATTGGTTGTGATATTCCATAGATAAATCAAATTATTTGCCAACATTCCATGGATAAATATATCCTATTAATACACGCATAAAACATAAATAGCACATTTTACAATATTCTTTAGTGtcagaaagtaagaaagaaataataaaacaataatttttttttgtgtaggcatgcactttttacagtaaatatatttaccTGATCTTAgagaattatacaaaataaattaaaaagataaatatatagCAAACATACTACTCTCTCTTTTTTAGTAAACCCTAAATAAATCAAActcaaacttatatatatatatataatgcaataaataTCATAGTGACTCTTCTATAATCAATATAATGTGATAAATACCTTATTATGTATTCGTTTTTAAATATCACGCTCCAAAGACTGACAATGCGATAAAAACTCAATACGTGTATCGAATGATTAAGTCAGTACTTTATACTGAACCCCTCAAAATGGGTGTTGAACCCTGTCCATACTTTCATTGGCGGAGACTGAGGGCTGTCCAAAACTCCCCTGTTACATCATAAGTGTAAAATTCTTTAGTTTTGCGGGTTGAATCTCATACATCTCTTTCTAGAAGCCGCTGTGAACCTGCGATGCACCGGATCCGTTATACTGATGCGCAAAAGCGCAAGGTTCAATGCTTGTCATGTCCCCACAACCCAATCCTCCTCATGAACCTGCTCCCCTTTAGTTATCATTTCTTATAGAACTATTCAATACGGCATCACTTCCtattaattaatcaatcaatcaatattttcAAATCGATTTCACTCTTTTCGAAGAATGTCATTTGACGCACCTGTCACCAGTGCGCATTTTGCGTAACGAAGTAAAAGCAGTAAAGAGAAATCGTCCGATGATAACCTTGTGTCAAATTTGATAAAAGGTCCCTACAACAGCAGCTCCAGCGGTGTATGGTGACCGAGCACTGTGGTGTATTTCAGTTTTTGATAGTATTATATAATTGACAGTTATCGTCATATATCTGTTTGGAGTCTTCTGCATCTGTAATGAGATAAAGGGGCTGGCTGCCTCCACATCTGTCTTACATAAGTTAAACTCACGTTTTTTGGGAGGGCTGGAGTTGTTTAACCATTTTATTGGTGCTTCATCTATTTAGTTATTCAGCTTTTATGTAAGCAAAGTGGTTTAGTCTGTGCCAAGCCTATGGACAACTATCCCAAATGGGGGATGTTTTAGGGGAGTCAAAATTATTCCATAACTACTTCAACGTTTCAAACcacatatttattatattaattttatatgaGTGAAGGGTGTTCACTCATATAAAGGATATGATCTGTATTCCTTGTGAAAAAGTCTGGGATGCTGCAGaataactttacaataaggttccatttgttaacactgacaacattagttaacatgaactaacaatgaacaatacatttacaacaTTATCTTGGTTAATGGTTTCAACATATATGAAtacgtttttaaaatcaaaagttgtatatgttaacattagttaatgtactatgaactaacatgaacaactgtattttatttgctaacattaactaagattgataaatgctgtaaaaatatattgttcatcatttgttcatgatacctaatgcattaacaaatgttgacGAATGGAatgttattgtaaagttttaccgaTGTTAGTTTTAGAAATTTGTGTTTTTAGCAATGGTCTAAAGTCTTTGGAAAGGCTCTGTTGTCTTTAGTCATCACCTGATTTGTCCAGCTTGAATAAACATGACAAATGTTTGTGCACACAGACTTTCAGACATTTGCTATGTGTACATTATCACAGTACTCATCATAAAAAGATGCTCCGATCTGCTTGTATGTGATCAGCATGTGATCTGAAACCCCATATTAATATGAGTTCAAATGAATAGGAAAAAAGCTGACACTTTTCCCTCATTATCTACACTCCTAGCATCCTGATCTTAAGATCAAGCTAAAGCAGTCTTCTTTATCTTGTTTACAGGTATTTATTAAGCTAGTTTATCAAGCCTGAATAAATATGATTTGATCCATTAACCAAATAAGCACACACTGACTTTCAGACATTTGCTATGTGTACATTATCACAGTAACTCGTCATAAAAAGATGCTCTGATCTGCTTGTATGTGATCAGCATGAGAtctgaaactggtggtggtggcgtagtgggctaaagcacataactggtaatcagaaggttgctggttcaatccccatgtCCACCACCATTGCCAAGCTGAAAAAAAGCATGAATAAGATTTGTAGGTTTAAAGTTTAAGGGTAGTGCGGTCCACAACTGTCCATTCTGACATGTATTTAGCTGACTTTTTTGTTTAAACCACACTATGTAATTATTGCATCAGATAGCCCACTCATCTGTGCTGTATTATTTCACTGTTTTGggcttacatttatgcatttgccttgagcaaggcacttaactccaggttgctccgggggaattgtccctgtaataagtgcactgtaagtcactttggataaaaacgtctgccaaatgcataaatgtaagccCAAAACAGTGAAATAATACAGCACAGATGAGTGGGCTATCTGATGCAATAATTACATAGTGTggtttaaacaaaaatgtcagCTAAATACATGTCAGAATGGACAGTTGTGGACCGCACTACCCTTAAACTTTAAACCTACAAATCTTATTCATGCTTTTTTTCAGCTTGGCATAACAACCTTTTAAAGAAACCAACACATCTACATAATACACTCAGTTTACACACTAAACTGCCTCGATGCGATCTCTAAACTGAAAGTAGGGTCAATGCAACCTGGATATTGTACACTAATGTAGGGTGTGCTTTACCTCACAAAATCTCTCTCCAGAAAACGTTCTGTCCTAACATAACCCTTACAGGTCAACCAGAAGAAGAATGTCAACATACATTCACTGAAATACGTCACAACAACAACCCACTTTAAACCATCTGCGTCACTAAACCAACAGCACATGGTGTTCCAGTTGTTCTCaaacctgttcctggaggccgctcaatactacacattttggatgtctcctcgATCAAACGCACccgattcaactcatcagctcctTAGCAGAGACTCCAAGCCTTAAATTtgtgtgtgtcagaaaaggggCGAGATTCAAAATGTGCAGTGCTAGAGGGACTCTAGGATCGGTCTGGGAGCAACTGTGTTCAGGGCTCCACgacatgtgattatctaatcagccaatcgtggggcaccagtgcaatgcataaaatcatgcagatatgggtcaggagcttcagttaaaattcacatcaacaatcagaatgggaaaaacatttgatctcagtgatttggaccgtggcatgattgttgtgccagatgggctggtttgagtatttctgtaactgctgatctcctggaattttcacacgcaacagtctctagtgtttactcagaatggtgccacatccagtgagcagcagttctgtggacagaaatgagagaggtcaatggagagtggccagactggttcaggGTGACAGAAAGACTACGagtcggtaactcagataaccgctcatctcagaatgcaatacACGTCGAAccctgaggcggatgggctacaaaagcagaacacCATGTCtggcaatttattaggaccatagtggttctaataaagtgctcagtgagtgtatactcaCACGCACATTGTGTAAAAATGAAGtaacttttaatttgataaacaaatgttttatttaacataaGCATTTTGAAGTTGCATACATTATTGAAACTGGTAAATTAGCTGTTTTGTTGTGTTACCATTATGCAACTGCAAGATTACATACTCAGCTGGGTGGGATGTGCCAtgggataattcaccaaaaactaacaattccatcatcatttactcacccttatgtcgttccaaactcgcatgactttctttcttaggtagaacacaaaaggagatgtttggcagaattttagcctcagtcaccattcacgttcacttcacttcacatatggataacttttatgctgcttttatctgctttttggaccttctggtcaccattcacttgcattgtatgaaccctCGGAGCTGAAatatatcttctaaaaatcttcatttgtgttcagcagaagaaagaaagccatacaatCTGGGATAGgattaggttgagtaaataatgagagaatcttTAAGTGATCTATTCCCTTAAGCCCCCCTAAATACTTTAAGATTTTAAATAGTCACATACACATTATTTATTTCTGGTGTTCTCTGCATTTAGTCCTCGTTAGGCTTGTACTCTGGGTCATCAGAGTCTGTTTCTGAGTCAGAGTCTGTATCAGAGTACAGACTATTTACATCAAAATACATGTATTCCTGTTCTTCagcatcttcttcttcttctgagaTGTCACTGGCTGAAGTCGTGGCCCTGGCAAATTCTTCCTTGCTTAGCTTATGAAGCCGCACTTGAGGTTGAAACAACTTGGACTGCATGAGAAAGCTCTGACTCTCAAGGGACAGTTTCAACTTGTTTCCATTGGTTTTGCTTGGCTCAGTGAAGACAACGGTAGCTAAAACCTGTCCTACAGTTTCTAGAACCTGTCCTGCATTGATTCTTGGGGTGCTTATTAATTGCTTTGAGGCAGTAGATTTTGACGATAAAGAAGACTGAGAAGAAACCTGCTCTTTTGAGGATGctgatgttaaaatgttttgcGGATGTGAGGAGGACTCTGGTGAAAGAGTTACTTGCTCGATGTAGGACACTGAAATGTTCGTAGAGGATGAATCCTGGTGTGAGGACACAGATGTGTCAGTGGACAAGGAGTGTTGATTTGGAGATGCTTGTATAAGGGCTACAGTTTGAAGAGGTGGTGTGCTTTGCGGTGATGTTGGAGTGCATTCTGCATGTACAGCATCCACATCAAGTTCTTCCGAACATTCCTGTAGGATGCTCTTCATTTGTTTGCCATGTCTAGAGCACATCTGCCCTGCAAGTTCATGTTCAGGGTCTTTTCGTTCTGTGTCTAAATCAGTCCTTGTCTGTTTCTGATGCCGACTGCTCCATAATGGTTCCTTCTCCTCATGCAGAGATGGGCTGAAGTCAATCTGATTGATCTCAGGCTCAAGTGAAGCAGACACCTGTGTAGATGTAAGCATTGGTCCATCATCACACATTTCCTTTGAACTTTGCGGAGTTAAAGTGGTTCCGCTGTCTCTATTCTGCCACAAGCCCTGAGACAGACTGAACTCTCTCAAACATGTTTGTGAGAGTCTATCTACCTTTGTGCATTTTTGAGATGGTCTAAAGACCACGTGTAGGGTTCCATGGGATGGATTAACAACTTCAACATTCCTCTGTTCCTCACTTGTGATTGAATTGAGTGATGGTGCAGTACTGTCGTCAAGGCTCAGATTTGTCGTCACAGCTAAAAGATCAAGAAAACACAGATGAAGTTAAATGAATGTAATATTTTTAAGATGATATGACATATTCCGAGTCAAAACATTATTTCTCACCGCAGTGTAGGAGCCTCCGTAGAGCTGTGGCTTGAGAGGCACCATCTCTTGAAAGTAATTGGTTCAGAatcttctctccttttccctgTGGATAGGTCTGTTTCAGTACCTGGAAATATTCACATACAAAAACAGACATATTAGAGAAGATGGAATAAATGCACCTAATCTAGATGCAAAAGCATATGAACAAACATGCACACCGAAGCATCATGTAACATGTGGCTCCTAGAGATTTAAATAGATTCAAATTTTATGATAACCtcaaatctaataaaaataaacagatgcACGCACCTGTTCAATGCATGTAAGCTGTGGCAGGGCTTTTTCAAGCTCTTCCAAATAGTGTGATAGTCTCTCCTCCAGTTTCTGTGCATAGCATTCACCATATTGCTCCTCTATTAAATCCTGTCAAATTGAAttattgggtaacactttacaaggttctgtttgttaacattagtaaaaaacattagtt
Coding sequences within:
- the LOC127661442 gene encoding tyrosine aminotransferase-like codes for the protein MSFVVKMNGVQNDIHSNGINGNFKNGNSVHHVSISTLVNPSKLKNQRQRWTVRASEMSKNTLNPIRAIVDGMKLTPNPDKPMIALSIGDPTVFGNLPTDDSVLQAMKEAIDSHKYNGYAPSVGYQKSREAVANFCSRLEAPLEAKDVILASGCSQAIELAIGVLCNPGDNILVPCPGFSLYKTLAVSMGIHVKLYNLLPEKSWEIDFQHLESLIDEKTTCMIVNNPSNPCGSVFNKEHLQKILSVASRNCIPILADEIYGDMVFPGCDFHPMAPLSSDVPILSCGGLAKRWLVPGWRMGWILIHDRNNIFGTGIREGLVKLSQRILGPCTVVQGALESILNNTPSSFYQSTISFLKSNSEICYSELSTVPGLNPVMPSGAMYIMVGIEMEQFPEFQNDVEFTERLVTEQSVFCLPATAFEYPNFFRIVVTVPEVMMVEACVRIREFCARHYRPCSQDSNELDQ
- the LOC127661909 gene encoding uncharacterized protein LOC127661909; protein product: MTVLQTQSADMAGMNEKLWSEKACSVLIPSLPLWIIEYAWSKRMRAVLEVLGPPLWLEGDWNILSIEEPCKIRVVAAEVWRIVETRDIEHFERVTEFLDVTYRLVPRLVTPIKHMKIMFGLQTLVVMWMLWNDQITAKISEKIESLFPNSLPEYHKCSQRHMKLMQKNREDFKSFAHVLARNKETREAYIQDLIEEQYGECYAQKLEERLSHYLEELEKALPQLTCIEQVLKQTYPQGKGEKILNQLLSRDGASQATALRRLLHCAVTTNLSLDDSTAPSLNSITSEEQRNVEVVNPSHGTLHVVFRPSQKCTKVDRLSQTCLREFSLSQGLWQNRDSGTTLTPQSSKEMCDDGPMLTSTQVSASLEPEINQIDFSPSLHEEKEPLWSSRHQKQTRTDLDTERKDPEHELAGQMCSRHGKQMKSILQECSEELDVDAVHAECTPTSPQSTPPLQTVALIQASPNQHSLSTDTSVSSHQDSSSTNISVSYIEQVTLSPESSSHPQNILTSASSKEQVSSQSSLSSKSTASKQLISTPRINAGQVLETVGQVLATVVFTEPSKTNGNKLKLSLESQSFLMQSKLFQPQVRLHKLSKEEFARATTSASDISEEEEDAEEQEYMYFDVNSLYSDTDSDSETDSDDPEYKPNED